A window of the Thermoanaerobacter uzonensis DSM 18761 genome harbors these coding sequences:
- a CDS encoding PTS lactose/cellobiose transporter subunit IIA yields the protein MNIEEIVFQIILNAGNAKSNAFDALKHAKKYDFKMAEKCLNKAEDEIIKAHKIQTSMLQKEAEGERQEATLLLMHAEDHLMSAILAKELIAEMIELYKLIYQNKE from the coding sequence ATGAATATAGAGGAAATAGTATTTCAAATTATCTTAAATGCAGGAAACGCTAAAAGTAATGCTTTTGATGCATTAAAGCATGCTAAAAAATATGATTTTAAAATGGCAGAAAAGTGTTTAAATAAGGCAGAAGATGAAATTATAAAAGCACATAAAATACAGACTAGTATGTTGCAGAAAGAAGCAGAGGGTGAAAGACAAGAAGCTACACTTCTTTTGATGCATGCAGAAGATCATTTAATGAGCGCAATTTTGGCGAAGGAATTAATTGCAGAAATGATTGAGTTGTACAAGCTTATATATCAAAATAAGGAATAA
- a CDS encoding pseudouridine-5'-phosphate glycosidase, translating to MNKFIDLSKEVKEAMEERKPVVALESTIISHGMPYPENIETAKTLENIVREHGAIPATIAIINGRIKIGLSEEELEFMGTSKEILKASRRDLPVVLAKGLSAATTVSATMICANLAGIKVFVTGGIGGVHRGAEQTFDISADLQELANTDVAVVCAGAKAILDLPRTLEYLETFGVPVVGFKTWEFPAFYTRESGLKVDYKVEDEIEAAKIIKTKWDLGLKGGILIANPIPEEYALDKAYIDKAIEDALYEAEKRNIKGKEITPFLLDKIKDLTQGKSLKANIELVKNNAHVGAKIAIELNKLYKEA from the coding sequence ATGAATAAGTTTATTGATTTGTCAAAAGAAGTTAAAGAAGCAATGGAAGAAAGGAAGCCTGTTGTTGCACTTGAATCTACTATAATATCTCACGGAATGCCTTATCCTGAAAATATTGAGACGGCTAAAACTTTGGAGAATATTGTAAGAGAACATGGAGCTATACCTGCTACAATTGCCATTATAAATGGAAGAATAAAAATTGGTTTAAGCGAAGAAGAACTCGAATTTATGGGAACTTCAAAAGAAATATTAAAAGCTAGCAGAAGGGATTTACCCGTAGTTTTAGCAAAAGGACTTAGTGCAGCGACTACAGTTTCCGCAACAATGATTTGTGCAAATCTTGCAGGCATAAAAGTGTTTGTTACAGGAGGTATAGGAGGTGTCCACAGAGGAGCTGAACAGACTTTTGATATATCAGCTGATTTACAAGAACTTGCAAATACAGACGTAGCAGTTGTATGCGCAGGTGCAAAGGCAATACTTGACCTCCCACGTACTCTTGAATACCTTGAAACCTTTGGGGTTCCTGTGGTAGGGTTTAAAACTTGGGAATTTCCAGCTTTTTATACAAGGGAAAGCGGACTTAAAGTTGATTATAAAGTGGAGGACGAAATAGAGGCTGCAAAAATTATAAAGACAAAATGGGATTTAGGCCTCAAAGGTGGAATTTTAATTGCAAATCCTATTCCAGAAGAATATGCCTTGGATAAAGCTTATATAGATAAAGCAATAGAAGATGCTCTTTATGAGGCAGAAAAGCGAAATATAAAAGGTAAAGAAATAACGCCTTTTTTGTTGGATAAAATAAAAGATTTGACACAAGGTAAAAGCTTAAAAGCTAATATTGAACTTGTCAAAAATAATGCCCATGTAGGTGCTAAAATTGCCATTGAATTAAATAAATTGTATAAAGAGGCGTAA
- a CDS encoding sigma 54-interacting transcriptional regulator — MKRIDKVYTCLKELCNKQLAERGEVVGVSAMEIAHALNIQRTNASSDLNTLFREGKVIKVEGKPVLYKIKELDMVSDESDMVVKDVFDSIIGANLSLKNAVQQAKAAIIYPPNGLHTLLLGETGTGKSMFAEVMYSFAKEIGRIKRNAPFVTFNCADYANNPQLLMSQLFGVKKGAYTGADKDRMGLVEKADGGILFLDEVHRLPPEGQEMLFYLIDKGLYRRLGESETQHKANVLIICATTENIESTLLRTFIRRIPMVIKLPALADRTYEERFELIKSFFREEAAIINTDIMITSNALKALLLYECPNNIGQLKSDIKLSIAKAYLGYMMKRDKGVCVHTEDLPEYVRRGLFRYKESKDEIDKFITGDIIKFSSDNATPVIQQNNQIFNFYEALEEKRKALEQKGLNESDIKLIMSIDIETYLKKYLLNLDKNNLEELYKVVDKKIVNIVDDFLNYASKRLNRQFSDKTLYGLSMHVASSVERILSGKDIVNHQLENIKKVYEKEFEVANVLRERVQKEFNIKVPDDEVGFVTMFLCLEEETKEKDERVGIIVAMHGEAAATSIAEVSNRLLGENYVIGYNMPLDQKPEVALNNLTNIVKRVDKGRGVLLLVDMGSLVLFGDMIYEKTGIPVKTIEMVSTPMVLEAARKAILNASLEEVYDAVVNFSPYVGKIYKDSVKFEDSLKKNVIITACITGEGTAVKLKSILEKNLDLKEKDIRVIPIEIENKREFRRKLLNIKEEKNILAVVSAINPEDDSILYISTSDVFDNDKLSVLKNKIEALSQIEVIDNMKEVIRENIKIDSEKYISSFKRFYAALIREGVNLNEDITIGLILHLACVIERILQGKQLIHIKDTQEYIKNYPKEFDIIKKVIRIIEQGCSVKISDEECVNMMKIIYSL; from the coding sequence GTGAAAAGAATTGATAAAGTTTATACCTGTTTGAAGGAATTGTGCAATAAGCAATTGGCTGAAAGAGGAGAAGTAGTGGGAGTTTCAGCTATGGAAATTGCACATGCCCTTAATATACAAAGAACAAATGCTTCCAGCGATTTAAATACCCTTTTTAGAGAAGGAAAAGTTATAAAAGTTGAAGGTAAACCAGTTTTGTATAAGATTAAAGAACTTGATATGGTTTCTGATGAAAGCGATATGGTAGTGAAAGACGTATTTGACAGCATAATAGGAGCTAATTTAAGCCTTAAAAATGCCGTACAGCAAGCAAAAGCTGCTATAATTTACCCACCTAATGGTCTTCATACGCTTTTGCTTGGAGAAACGGGTACTGGCAAATCCATGTTTGCAGAAGTCATGTATAGTTTTGCAAAAGAAATTGGAAGAATAAAAAGAAACGCTCCTTTTGTGACTTTTAACTGTGCTGACTATGCTAATAATCCGCAACTTTTAATGTCACAACTGTTTGGAGTGAAAAAAGGAGCGTATACAGGTGCCGATAAGGATAGAATGGGCCTTGTTGAAAAAGCGGATGGTGGCATACTTTTTCTGGATGAAGTCCATAGACTTCCTCCAGAAGGACAAGAGATGCTTTTTTACCTGATTGATAAAGGGCTTTATAGGAGGCTTGGAGAATCTGAAACACAACATAAAGCAAATGTTTTAATAATATGCGCTACAACAGAGAATATTGAGTCTACTCTTCTTAGGACTTTTATAAGGCGGATACCAATGGTGATTAAATTGCCGGCTTTAGCAGATAGAACATATGAGGAAAGATTTGAACTTATTAAAAGTTTTTTTAGAGAAGAAGCAGCAATTATTAACACTGATATTATGATCACTTCAAATGCTCTAAAAGCTCTTTTGCTTTATGAGTGTCCTAATAATATAGGTCAACTGAAAAGTGATATAAAACTTTCAATTGCAAAAGCTTATCTTGGATACATGATGAAAAGAGATAAAGGAGTATGCGTGCATACTGAAGATTTACCTGAGTATGTTAGAAGAGGATTGTTTAGGTACAAAGAGTCAAAAGATGAGATTGATAAATTTATAACAGGAGATATAATAAAGTTTTCATCCGATAATGCTACTCCTGTTATCCAACAGAATAATCAGATATTCAATTTTTATGAGGCGCTAGAAGAAAAAAGGAAAGCTTTGGAGCAAAAAGGACTTAACGAAAGTGATATAAAACTCATCATGAGTATTGATATAGAAACATATTTGAAAAAGTATCTCTTAAATCTGGATAAAAATAATTTGGAGGAATTATATAAAGTAGTAGATAAAAAGATTGTCAATATAGTAGACGATTTTTTGAATTACGCTAGTAAAAGGCTCAATAGACAGTTCAGTGATAAAACCTTATACGGCCTTTCTATGCATGTAGCCAGTTCTGTTGAAAGAATACTAAGTGGCAAAGACATTGTAAATCATCAGCTGGAAAATATAAAGAAGGTGTATGAGAAAGAATTTGAAGTGGCAAATGTTTTGAGAGAAAGGGTCCAAAAAGAGTTTAACATAAAAGTACCTGATGATGAAGTGGGTTTTGTTACAATGTTTTTATGTCTTGAGGAGGAAACAAAAGAAAAAGACGAAAGAGTAGGCATTATTGTTGCAATGCATGGAGAAGCTGCTGCTACTTCCATTGCGGAGGTTTCCAACAGGCTTTTAGGTGAAAATTATGTAATTGGTTATAATATGCCACTTGATCAAAAACCAGAAGTTGCGTTAAATAATTTAACTAATATTGTAAAAAGAGTAGACAAAGGAAGAGGCGTTTTACTCCTTGTCGACATGGGGTCATTAGTGTTATTTGGTGACATGATATACGAAAAGACAGGAATACCCGTCAAAACAATTGAAATGGTTTCTACTCCTATGGTTTTAGAGGCAGCAAGAAAGGCAATCCTTAACGCATCTTTAGAGGAAGTGTATGATGCAGTTGTCAATTTTAGTCCTTATGTGGGAAAAATCTATAAAGACAGCGTTAAATTTGAAGATTCTCTTAAAAAGAATGTTATCATAACTGCTTGTATAACTGGTGAAGGGACAGCAGTTAAACTTAAATCAATACTTGAAAAAAACCTTGACTTAAAAGAGAAAGATATTCGTGTTATTCCAATTGAAATTGAAAATAAAAGAGAATTTAGAAGAAAACTACTCAACATCAAAGAAGAAAAAAATATTTTAGCTGTTGTAAGTGCTATAAATCCAGAGGATGATTCTATATTGTATATTTCTACCTCAGATGTGTTTGATAATGATAAATTATCTGTATTGAAAAATAAAATTGAAGCTCTTTCGCAAATTGAGGTAATTGATAACATGAAGGAGGTCATAAGAGAAAATATAAAGATAGATTCAGAAAAGTATATATCTTCTTTTAAAAGATTTTACGCAGCTTTAATAAGAGAAGGAGTAAATTTAAATGAAGATATTACAATAGGATTAATACTTCATCTTGCTTGTGTAATTGAGCGTATATTACAAGGGAAACAATTAATACACATTAAGGATACACAAGAATACATTAAGAATTATCCAAAAGAGTTTGATATTATAAAAAAAGTTATAAGGATTATCGAACAAGGATGTAGTGTAAAAATTTCAGACGAAGAATGTGTAAATATGATGAAAATAATCTATTCACTTTAA
- a CDS encoding PTS sugar transporter subunit IIC codes for MKKAMEFLEKYFIPVAARFGSQRHLVAIRDGFAMIMPLILAGALAVLINNLPIQAYQNLMTGIFGESWKSFGGNLWTGTFAVMSIIIVVSISYNLALSYGSNGIAAGLVSFASLLMLYTPSSKDWAIPFAFLGAQGLFVAIIVALITTEIFVRLLGNPKLVIKMPEGVPPAVAKSFAALLPSLIVLSIWALFKSITVAIGLTDIHEAIFTAIQKPLMGLADTLGSAIVVAFMIHFLWFFGLHGANIMGPILNAVYIPAINDNIAAFQAGAPIPHIVTMPFFDAFVHMGGAGTTLGLILAIYIASKRKEMRSMANLGIAPALFNINEPMIFGMPLVLNPVFFIPFVFTPVILTIISYFAIASGLVPRTIAMMPWTTPPVIGGFLVTGSIRGALLALFNLIVSIIIYLPFVLVAERIENRREKKVEKEEALADK; via the coding sequence GTGAAAAAAGCAATGGAATTTTTGGAAAAATATTTTATCCCTGTAGCTGCTAGATTTGGTTCACAACGACATTTAGTTGCTATTAGAGATGGATTTGCAATGATAATGCCTCTTATTTTAGCCGGTGCTCTTGCTGTCTTAATCAATAATTTACCGATTCAAGCATACCAAAATTTAATGACAGGAATATTTGGTGAGTCGTGGAAAAGTTTTGGGGGAAATCTCTGGACCGGAACTTTTGCAGTAATGTCTATTATAATTGTCGTATCTATAAGTTATAATTTAGCCTTGTCTTATGGTTCAAATGGTATTGCAGCAGGTCTAGTTTCTTTTGCATCACTTCTTATGTTGTATACTCCTTCTTCAAAAGATTGGGCAATCCCCTTTGCTTTCTTAGGAGCACAAGGATTATTTGTGGCAATTATTGTAGCCTTGATTACAACAGAGATTTTTGTACGGCTATTGGGGAATCCAAAACTTGTGATAAAAATGCCTGAAGGTGTACCACCAGCTGTAGCTAAATCTTTTGCAGCGTTATTGCCATCATTAATAGTATTATCTATATGGGCATTATTTAAGTCAATTACAGTAGCTATTGGTTTGACTGATATACATGAAGCTATATTTACTGCAATTCAAAAGCCACTGATGGGTTTAGCTGATACTTTAGGCTCTGCAATTGTTGTAGCATTTATGATACATTTCTTATGGTTCTTTGGTTTACATGGAGCAAATATAATGGGACCAATTTTAAATGCAGTGTATATCCCAGCAATTAACGATAATATAGCCGCTTTCCAAGCGGGAGCCCCTATCCCACATATTGTAACAATGCCATTCTTTGATGCTTTTGTTCATATGGGAGGAGCAGGTACAACATTAGGATTAATATTAGCTATATATATAGCTTCTAAGAGGAAAGAAATGAGGAGTATGGCTAATTTGGGTATAGCTCCAGCATTATTCAATATAAATGAACCGATGATCTTTGGTATGCCTTTGGTTTTAAACCCAGTATTCTTTATACCTTTTGTGTTTACACCTGTGATTTTGACAATAATAAGTTATTTTGCTATTGCTAGTGGGCTTGTACCTAGGACTATAGCTATGATGCCTTGGACAACACCACCAGTAATTGGGGGGTTCTTAGTTACTGGTTCTATAAGAGGGGCTTTACTGGCCTTGTTTAATTTAATTGTAAGCATTATAATTTATTTGCCATTTGTATTAGTTGCAGAAAGAATCGAAAACAGGAGAGAGAAAAAGGTGGAAAAAGAAGAAGCTTTAGCTGATAAATAA
- a CDS encoding DUF871 domain-containing protein has protein sequence MRKLGVSIYINKDSTEKISEYLNLASKYGFKIVFTTLISVEEENFKEYYKKFIYLVKYANSIGMEVIVDLEPKVLKRLNVSYDNLNEFKKMGLYGIRLDLGYSGIEESIMTFNDMGLKIVVNMSNGTKYIENILSYMPNKDNILGCHNFYPHRYTGLSYEHFEKCCRQFKKLGITTAAFISSNDATFGPWPITEGLCTLEMHRDLPIELQAKHLFATDLIDYVIIGNAYASENELKKLSNLNKHKLEFKVHLAENITDVDKKIVLKEFHFVRGDVSEYVVRSTQSRIKYKGHKFLPYNTFDIKRGDILIDNYLYQNYAGELQIALKDIKNSGKTNVVGKIDESELFLLEYLKPWKKFGFVQA, from the coding sequence TTGAGAAAGTTAGGAGTATCAATATATATTAATAAAGATAGTACGGAAAAAATATCAGAATATTTAAATTTAGCGTCAAAATATGGATTTAAAATAGTTTTTACAACATTAATTTCTGTTGAAGAAGAAAACTTTAAGGAGTATTATAAAAAATTTATTTATTTAGTTAAGTATGCAAATAGTATTGGAATGGAAGTAATTGTTGATTTAGAGCCTAAGGTACTTAAAAGGCTTAACGTTTCTTATGATAATTTGAACGAGTTTAAAAAGATGGGGCTATATGGCATAAGGCTTGATTTAGGGTATAGTGGTATAGAAGAGTCAATCATGACTTTTAATGACATGGGATTAAAAATAGTTGTTAATATGAGCAATGGAACTAAATATATTGAAAATATATTATCTTATATGCCTAATAAAGATAATATATTAGGCTGTCACAATTTTTACCCTCACAGATATACAGGATTAAGTTATGAACATTTTGAAAAATGCTGTAGGCAATTTAAAAAATTAGGTATAACAACAGCAGCTTTTATAAGTTCAAATGATGCTACATTTGGTCCGTGGCCTATAACAGAAGGATTGTGTACTCTGGAGATGCATAGAGACCTTCCTATAGAATTACAGGCAAAACATTTATTTGCTACTGACCTTATAGATTATGTGATTATTGGCAATGCTTATGCTTCAGAGAATGAATTAAAAAAATTAAGTAACTTAAATAAACATAAGTTGGAATTTAAAGTTCATTTAGCAGAGAATATTACGGACGTTGATAAAAAAATAGTTTTAAAAGAATTCCACTTTGTAAGGGGTGATGTATCAGAATATGTTGTAAGGTCTACACAAAGCAGAATTAAATATAAGGGGCATAAATTTTTACCTTATAATACTTTTGATATAAAAAGAGGAGATATTTTGATAGATAATTATTTATATCAAAATTATGCTGGAGAGCTTCAAATTGCTTTGAAAGATATAAAAAATAGCGGGAAAACAAATGTTGTTGGAAAGATTGATGAAAGTGAGCTGTTTTTATTAGAATATCTTAAACCATGGAAAAAATTTGGTTTTGTACAAGCATAG
- a CDS encoding inorganic phosphate transporter — protein MDFYSITIIVIFFYIFVTGFHDEGNLVATIIFSRSIDAKKAFILAAVAQFLGTTIISTNVSQTMAKDIVKYEYLFKSGSTISLLILSGLIGAMTWNFITWYFGIPSSSSHALIGGMLGPFVLEYGYNSINVQGILFRAILPLFLSPIIGFVMGYLVTFFLSEILKNQTPEANNVLKKLQYFTLFFLNAGQGSNDAQKGMGLIVILMMIKGQTHNFEVPFNIKYMAALMISLGLILGGFRMIKSVGTRIYRIKPFHSFNAQLSSLSVVSIASIIGAPISGTQLINSSILGIGAKERPTAVRWQFARGMIMAWFITIPVSFIISYLIYGLTKLL, from the coding sequence ATGGATTTTTATTCTATCACAATCATAGTAATATTTTTTTATATATTTGTAACTGGTTTTCACGACGAAGGAAATCTTGTTGCTACTATTATATTTTCAAGGTCTATAGATGCAAAAAAAGCTTTTATTCTTGCAGCTGTTGCACAATTTTTGGGTACAACAATAATAAGTACTAATGTCAGTCAAACAATGGCAAAGGATATTGTAAAATATGAGTATTTATTTAAAAGCGGTTCCACTATTAGTTTATTGATATTATCCGGTTTAATAGGTGCCATGACATGGAACTTTATCACTTGGTATTTTGGAATACCTTCTAGTTCTTCTCATGCGTTAATTGGCGGAATGTTGGGTCCTTTTGTCTTAGAATATGGTTATAACTCAATAAATGTACAAGGTATACTATTTAGAGCTATTCTTCCGTTGTTTCTGTCTCCTATAATAGGATTTGTTATGGGATATTTAGTAACGTTTTTTTTATCAGAAATATTGAAAAATCAAACACCGGAAGCGAATAACGTGCTAAAAAAACTGCAATATTTTACTCTCTTTTTTCTTAATGCAGGACAGGGGTCAAATGATGCCCAAAAAGGAATGGGTTTAATCGTTATTTTAATGATGATAAAGGGACAAACTCATAATTTTGAAGTACCTTTTAACATAAAATACATGGCAGCTTTAATGATTTCTTTAGGACTTATATTAGGAGGATTTAGGATGATCAAAAGTGTAGGAACAAGAATATACAGAATAAAGCCTTTTCATTCCTTTAATGCACAGCTTTCTTCCCTTTCAGTTGTAAGTATAGCATCAATCATTGGTGCACCAATCAGTGGGACACAGTTAATTAACTCTTCGATTTTAGGTATTGGGGCGAAAGAAAGGCCTACTGCTGTCAGATGGCAGTTTGCCAGGGGAATGATTATGGCGTGGTTCATAACAATTCCCGTTTCTTTTATAATCTCTTATTTAATTTATGGTTTGACCAAACTTTTATGA
- a CDS encoding PTS sugar transporter subunit IIB, giving the protein MKIILVCSAGMSTSLLVKRMNDAAIRRGINVEIEALAEADLKKSLDNVDVILLGPQVRYLLSKIKELAEPKGIAVDVIEATLYGKVDGEGVLNKALGMVKKQ; this is encoded by the coding sequence ATGAAAATTATATTGGTTTGCTCTGCAGGTATGTCTACAAGTCTTTTAGTAAAACGAATGAATGACGCTGCTATTAGACGGGGCATAAATGTAGAAATCGAGGCTTTAGCTGAAGCAGATTTAAAAAAGAGCCTGGATAATGTAGATGTTATATTGCTAGGTCCACAAGTTAGATATTTATTGAGCAAGATTAAAGAACTTGCAGAGCCAAAAGGAATCGCAGTTGACGTAATAGAAGCAACTTTATATGGAAAAGTTGATGGAGAAGGGGTACTAAATAAGGCATTAGGAATGGTAAAAAAACAATAG
- a CDS encoding PTS mannitol transporter subunit IICB yields MQNTNAFITGGGSVKAKLQRLGGFLAGMVIPNIGAFIAWGLITAFFIPTGWIPNEHLAKLVGPMITYLLPILIGYTGGRLVYDIRGGVVGAIATAGIIIGSSIPMFLGAMLMGPLGGYVIKKFDELVEGKIPAGFEMLVNNFSAGILGGLLAILAFLFIEPVVNGISVGLGAAAQWVTNKGLLPLIAIFIEPGKILFLNNAINHGILAPLGVAQVKELGKSIFFLLETDPGPGLGVLLAYWFFGKGDAKQSAPGAIIIHFFGGIHEIYFPYVLMNPSLLLAVIGGGMAADATFVLTKAGLVATPSPGSIFAEIAMAPKGGLLPVLAGITVGAVVSFLIASVIVKRASEESMSAESMTFARSVVSGLKAQSKGQKVEEVKPSVQKIEGMPKMIVFACDAGMGSSAMGETILKKKLKEAGLDIVVKHSAVNQIPKEADVVFTQENLAERASQVVPNAKIVTVKNFLDNTVYDEFVKNLKK; encoded by the coding sequence ATGCAAAACACTAATGCTTTCATAACTGGCGGCGGAAGTGTAAAAGCGAAGTTGCAAAGGCTTGGTGGTTTCTTGGCTGGCATGGTAATACCTAACATTGGTGCTTTCATAGCATGGGGACTTATTACTGCTTTCTTTATTCCAACAGGGTGGATTCCAAATGAACATTTGGCTAAACTTGTTGGACCTATGATAACGTATCTTTTACCAATTTTAATTGGCTATACTGGTGGTAGGCTTGTATACGATATAAGAGGTGGAGTAGTTGGTGCTATTGCAACAGCAGGTATTATAATCGGTTCATCTATACCGATGTTTCTAGGTGCTATGCTGATGGGGCCTTTGGGAGGCTATGTCATTAAAAAATTTGACGAGCTTGTAGAGGGAAAAATCCCAGCAGGTTTTGAAATGCTTGTCAACAATTTCTCAGCAGGCATTTTAGGTGGTTTATTAGCAATTTTAGCATTTCTTTTCATTGAACCAGTGGTAAATGGAATTTCAGTAGGATTAGGTGCAGCAGCTCAATGGGTTACAAACAAAGGCTTATTACCTTTAATAGCAATTTTTATAGAACCAGGGAAGATATTGTTTTTAAATAACGCTATTAACCATGGTATATTAGCTCCTCTTGGAGTAGCACAAGTTAAAGAACTTGGAAAGTCAATATTCTTCTTGCTAGAGACAGATCCAGGTCCAGGTTTGGGGGTTTTACTGGCATATTGGTTCTTTGGGAAAGGCGATGCAAAACAATCAGCTCCAGGTGCTATCATAATACACTTCTTTGGCGGAATACATGAAATATATTTCCCCTATGTTTTAATGAATCCCTCACTACTCTTAGCGGTTATAGGCGGTGGAATGGCTGCAGATGCGACATTTGTTTTGACAAAAGCGGGTTTGGTAGCTACACCTTCACCTGGTAGTATATTTGCAGAGATAGCTATGGCACCAAAAGGCGGATTACTTCCTGTACTTGCAGGTATTACAGTTGGAGCAGTTGTATCTTTCCTTATAGCATCAGTGATTGTTAAGAGAGCTAGTGAAGAGAGTATGTCTGCCGAAAGTATGACCTTTGCACGTTCAGTAGTCAGTGGACTCAAAGCGCAAAGCAAAGGACAAAAAGTTGAAGAAGTAAAGCCTAGTGTACAAAAAATAGAAGGTATGCCTAAAATGATTGTTTTTGCTTGCGATGCTGGTATGGGTTCGTCAGCGATGGGAGAAACTATTTTAAAGAAAAAATTAAAAGAAGCAGGATTGGATATTGTAGTTAAGCATTCTGCTGTAAATCAAATACCAAAAGAGGCCGATGTTGTATTTACACAGGAAAACCTTGCAGAAAGAGCTTCTCAAGTTGTGCCAAATGCTAAAATTGTAACGGTCAAAAACTTTTTAGACAATACAGTCTATGATGAATTTGTAAAGAACCTTAAAAAATAA
- the tlp gene encoding small acid-soluble spore protein Tlp, with protein MAKENDKYTKPPKPDDRSDNVEKLQQMIHDTIENYREAEDYLKLHAEELSPEEIERIKQKNKNRLTSIQNMREEIIDEVHDNDKK; from the coding sequence ATGGCAAAGGAAAATGATAAATACACAAAACCTCCAAAGCCGGATGACCGCTCAGATAATGTAGAGAAATTGCAACAGATGATACACGATACTATAGAAAATTATAGAGAAGCAGAAGATTACCTAAAATTACACGCAGAAGAACTTTCTCCTGAAGAAATAGAAAGGATTAAGCAGAAAAACAAAAATAGGCTGACAAGTATACAGAACATGAGAGAAGAAATAATAGATGAAGTACATGACAACGACAAAAAGTAG
- a CDS encoding DUF47 domain-containing protein, with translation MNVFKWLFSKEIDFYKLLEEQSKLTLEGVCALEKYMTTGNIEDGHEVNKIEKEADRKRQELIDELDKTFITPFDREDIFQLSKAIDDILDYADTTVKEMEIYNLQPTSELQEIVTVIKFSTDLIHKSVCNLNKNKKEGMKQALKAKKYENEVENLYRKNLAKLFEEEDVKYILKMREIFRHLSNCADKIDLAGDILGHIYVKMM, from the coding sequence GTGAATGTATTTAAATGGTTATTTTCTAAAGAAATAGATTTCTATAAATTACTAGAAGAACAGTCAAAATTAACTCTTGAAGGAGTTTGCGCTCTTGAGAAATACATGACAACAGGTAATATCGAAGATGGACATGAAGTAAATAAAATAGAGAAAGAAGCTGACAGAAAAAGACAGGAGCTAATAGATGAACTTGATAAGACCTTTATTACTCCCTTTGACAGAGAAGATATTTTTCAGCTGTCAAAAGCTATTGATGACATATTAGATTATGCTGATACAACAGTTAAAGAGATGGAAATATATAATTTACAACCTACATCAGAATTGCAGGAAATTGTTACTGTTATAAAATTTAGTACTGACCTTATCCACAAATCAGTGTGCAATCTTAATAAAAATAAAAAAGAAGGTATGAAACAGGCATTAAAAGCTAAAAAATATGAAAATGAAGTGGAGAATTTATATAGAAAAAATTTAGCGAAACTGTTTGAAGAAGAAGATGTAAAATATATTTTAAAAATGAGGGAAATTTTCAGACATTTAAGCAACTGTGCAGACAAAATAGACCTTGCAGGGGATATATTAGGGCATATTTATGTAAAGATGATGTAG